In Rattus norvegicus strain BN/NHsdMcwi chromosome 3, GRCr8, whole genome shotgun sequence, a genomic segment contains:
- the Ccdc32 gene encoding coiled-coil domain-containing protein 32, protein MKMFESLDSSATKSGRDLWAEICSCLPNPAQEDVSNNAFSDSFMDSHPAGEGSMAAADSAVQPALKPWAPLHDSEVYLASLEKKLRRIKGLNEEVTSKDMLRTLAQAKKECWDRFLQEKLASEFFVDGLDSDESTLEHFKRWLQPDKVAINTEEVQFLIPPESQAEKPEARDEPAAAEQ, encoded by the exons ATGAAGATGTTTGAGAGCCTTGACTCTTCAGCTACAAAATCTGGCCGTGATCTCTGGGCCGAAATCTGCTCTTGTCTGCCAAATCCTGCCCAAGAAGATGTTTCCAACAATGCCTTCTCGGACTCCTTTATGGATTCCCATCCTGCAGGTGAAGGCAGTATGGCGGCAGCAGACTCTGCTGTCCAGCCAGCCTTAAAGCCCTGGGCTCCCTTGCATGATTCAGAAGTGTATTTAGCATCTCTAG AGAAGAAACTAAGAAGAATCAAAGGTTTAAACGAGGAAGTAACTTCCAAGGACATGCTTCGAACTCTGGCCCAAGCTAAGAAGGAATGCTGGGATCGATTCCTCCAGGAGAAGTTAGCCTCAGAGTTTTTTGTGGATGGACTTGATTCCGATGAGAG CACCTTGGAACATTTCAAAAGGTGGCTTCAGCCAGATAAAGTCGCCATCAACACAGAGGAGGTCCAGTTTCTCATCCCTCCTGAGTCGCAGGCCGAGAAGCCAGAGGCCAGGGACGAGCCAGCGGCAGCAGAACaataa
- the Rpusd2 gene encoding pseudouridylate synthase RPUSD2 — protein MWRSVPGCLRYIVQWQVALWSHSFVRTWGSCGKAMTEALSAQAEAADGLKALIEQNGDTGSDTRGEPHLELLEPATVGKQVPESGEQAQGGEEQLPGNGEQAPTPVADSGKRKKRRGATGERVVPPPKKRRTGVSFSDEHFAETTYYFEGGLRKVRPYYFDFQTYCKGRWVGRSLLHVFSTEFRSQPLAYYEAAVRAGRLHLNEEPVQDLNIVLKDNDFLRNTVHRHEPPVTAEPIRLLAENDDVVVIDKPSSIPVHPCGRFRHNTVIFILGKEHQLKELHPLHRLDRLTSGVLMFAKTAAVSEKIHEQVRDRQLEKEYVCRVAGEFPDKEVICKEPILVVSYKVGVCRVDPQGKPCETVFQRLSYNGRSSVVQCRPLTGRTHQIRVHLQFLGHPILNDPIYNSTAWGPSRGQGGHIPKTDEELLRDLVAEHQAKESLSMLDLCEGDLAPGLIDSTAPSSELGKDSLEGLATAAQKIDGMVDEASQHPDTPGKAAKADVSQQTDPLCAECRVLRQDPLPQDLVMFLHALRYKGPDFEYVSPIPAWAQADWQED, from the exons ATGTGGCGAAGTGTCCCGGGCTGCCTACGGTATATTGTGCAGTGGCAGGTGGCGCTCTGGTCCCACAGCTTTGTCCGGACTTGGGGTAGCTGTGGGAAGGCGATGACTGAGGCACTCTCTGCGCAAGCCGAGGCAGCGGACGGACTGAAGGCTTTGATTGAGCAAAATGGAGATACTGGTAGCGACACCAGGGGAGAGCCGCACCTAGAGCTCCTAGAGCCAGCGACGGTAGGGAAGCAGGTCCCGGAGAGCGGGGAGCAGGCCCAGGGAGGCGAAGAGCAGCTCCCGGGGAACGGAGAGCAGGCCCCAACTCCAGTCGCCGACTCAGGCAAGAGGAAAAAGCGGCGGGGCGCCACTGGGGAACGGGTCGTGCCGCCCCCGAAGAAACGGCGGACTGGGGTGAGCTTTAGCGACGAGCACTTTGCAGAGACCACCTACTACTTCGAGGGCGGCTTGCGCAAGGTGCGGCCCTATTACTTTGACTTCCAGACCTACTGTAAAGGTCGCTGGGTGGGTCGCAGCTTGTTGCACGTCTTCAGCACCGAGTTCCGATCCCAGCCACTGGCTTACTACGAGGCCGCTGTCCGGGCAGGACGCCTGCATCTCAACGAGGAACCAGTCCAGGACCTCAACATCGTCCTCAAG GACAATGATTTCTTGCGgaacacagtgcacagacatgaGCCACCAGTCACAGCAGAGCCTATTCGCCTGCTAGCTGAGAACGATGATGTGGTTGTTATAGACAAGCCGTCCTCCATTCCTGTCCACCCCTGTGGCCGCTTCCGACACAACACGGTCATCTTCATCCTAGGCAAGGAGCACCAACTAAAGGAACTACACCCGTTGCATCGGCTCGATCGCCTCACCTCAGGAGTGCTCATGTTTGCCAAGACAGCTGCGGTGTCTGAGAAGATCCATGAACAAGTTCGGGATCGGCAG CTGGAGAAGGAATATGTATGCCGGGTTGCAGGGGAGTTCCCTGACAAGGAGGTAATTTGTAAGGAACCCATCTTAGTGGTATCTTACAAGGTAGGAGTGTGCCGTGTGGATCCCCAGGGCAAACCCTGTGAGACTGTGTTCCAGAGGCTGAGCTACAATGGCCGCTCCAGTGTGGTACAGTGCCGACCACTTACAGGTCGCACTCACCAGATCCGAGTCCACCTCCAGTTCCTGGGCCACCCCATTCTCAATGACCCCATCTACAATTCAACTGCCTGGGGTCCTTCTCGAGGCCAGGGTGGCCACATTCCAAAGACGGACGAGGAACTGCTCCGAGACCTGGTTGCAGAACATCAGGCCAAAGAAAGCCTGAGTATGCTAGATCTCTGTGAGGGTGACCTGGCTCCAGGGCTCATAGACTCTACAGCTCCCTCTTCAGAGTTGGGCAAAGACAGCCTGGAAGGGTTGGCTACGGCAGCCCAGAAGATAGATGGGATGGTGGACGAAGCCTCTCAGCATCCGGACACACCAGGGAAGGCAGCTAAGGCAGACGTGAGTCAACAAACAGATCCGCTCTGTGCCGAGTGCCGGGTGTTAAGACAGGATCCCTTGCCCCAGGACCTTGTAATGTTCCTGCATGCCCTCCGCTATAAAGGGCCAGACTTTGAGTACGTCTCACCCATCCCAGCCTGGGCACAGGCTGACTGGCAAGAAGACTGA